A window of bacterium contains these coding sequences:
- a CDS encoding LytTR family DNA-binding domain-containing protein has product MLRALVLDSDPVVRAAVIELLSNDSANWIIEECVNGLEAIPALREFRPDVFICEVETPGLDGFALLETISAKDRPVTIFLSNLDHFGSRAFEVSAADYIVKPVRSERLLLALERARREIEFSRNQGAWPSTRRNPKQIAIKSGRSVIFIKPEELDWADAEGKYVRLHIGKEVLFLKISISALELELDPLQFVRIHRSTIVNVDRVRRIQPWNHRRTYQLTLQDGTHLVLSRKSKLRAVSGKIIPSLNETSSLL; this is encoded by the coding sequence ATGTTGCGCGCTCTTGTTCTGGACAGCGATCCTGTTGTGCGGGCCGCAGTCATCGAGCTTTTGTCAAATGATTCTGCTAACTGGATCATTGAAGAATGCGTCAACGGATTGGAAGCGATTCCTGCGTTGCGCGAGTTCAGGCCGGACGTTTTTATCTGTGAAGTGGAAACCCCGGGCCTGGACGGTTTTGCTTTGCTGGAAACTATTTCAGCTAAAGATAGACCGGTGACCATCTTTCTCAGTAATCTCGATCACTTTGGTTCGCGCGCTTTCGAAGTTTCTGCGGCCGATTACATAGTAAAACCTGTTCGCAGCGAACGCCTCCTTCTTGCTCTGGAGCGGGCCCGGAGAGAAATCGAATTCTCCAGGAACCAGGGAGCCTGGCCTTCAACGCGGCGGAATCCGAAGCAGATTGCAATTAAAAGTGGTCGCTCTGTGATCTTCATAAAACCGGAAGAACTGGATTGGGCAGACGCTGAAGGAAAATATGTTCGCCTTCATATCGGGAAAGAAGTGCTCTTTCTAAAAATCAGTATTTCTGCTTTAGAATTGGAATTGGATCCTCTTCAGTTTGTGCGAATTCATCGTTCTACGATTGTGAACGTCGATCGGGTTCGCCGCATACAACCCTGGAATCACCGAAGAACCTACCAGTTAACTCTACAGGACGGAACTCATCTCGTCCTGAGCCGTAAATCCAAACTTCGCGCAGTCAGCGGAAAAATCATTCCGAGCCTTAACGAAACCTCTTCTCTGCTGTAA
- a CDS encoding carboxypeptidase-like regulatory domain-containing protein: protein MKLKWFVLVAVPLFVLALAFSASAQVATKAGSVFGKVTDDKGAPLPGVSITLESTQIQPQTATSGPTGGFRFANLPPGTYAVTFSIEGFTEVRQEDVRVSIGGSVNLEITLKPTLAEEFVVVADTPVVDTKKTGNESTFNREYLDKVPSGRDPWVIIEQTPGVDNDR from the coding sequence ATGAAACTAAAGTGGTTTGTACTGGTGGCGGTGCCTTTATTCGTTCTAGCGCTTGCCTTTTCCGCTTCGGCGCAGGTTGCGACGAAAGCGGGATCAGTTTTCGGTAAAGTGACAGACGATAAAGGGGCTCCGCTGCCTGGCGTAAGTATTACGCTTGAATCTACACAGATTCAGCCTCAGACCGCAACGAGCGGTCCGACCGGCGGTTTCCGTTTTGCGAACCTGCCTCCGGGAACGTATGCTGTGACGTTTTCCATTGAAGGCTTCACAGAAGTGCGTCAGGAAGACGTGCGCGTTTCCATCGGTGGTTCGGTCAATCTGGAAATCACGTTGAAGCCGACACTGGCAGAAGAATTTGTCGTTGTCGCAGATACGCCGGTTGTGGATACCAAGAAGACCGGTAATGAATCCACATTCAACCGGGAATACTTGGACAAAGTTCCCAGCGGTCGCGACCCGTGGGTCATCATCGAACAGACCCCCGGTGTTGATAATGACCGTAT